A region from the Lysobacter sp. BMK333-48F3 genome encodes:
- a CDS encoding XVIPCD domain-containing protein, whose translation MSDVPAELEGVLKRSETIPNGLHRQDMDKLRAAIVNSPLLADLMTRAARNGSLIGIALSDNPNEAAHYGLRDRLIHLTERTLNDPQLSPQEQGDLLTVALGHETAHALRRKTSIDSVQRFSSEIEFRLQQGLGNESSLDLTAPTKSYLTEFRHGEALAELAGLNALASRVRVENDGHLDPNEFMQRAQPTTSCVLGDAAKNSLRFAPGVKLNEHGYQNAKDPASVEAVARCYYDQSQRLGRHRDSGYNDYFGVSAMQTIATKWYDAERDGRLVHQQAPVVHLDMAALKLDPHQIERNGLDLSGRAFGFVDLSHGQMQLATIRHTLTTANQDAPKAEIADRAVAALRPDHPGHPDHGLLEQIRSGVRAIDEKIGKPFDEASERLSRSLLAACKDNREAHPQAHGISLAANAINRADHVVLGHNGNVFVVEGRLDDPAHKRASVPVQQAAATPVEQSDEKLRVANQSIALEAQRTQSQSQQLDQAQPSSPTGPRIPQ comes from the coding sequence ATGAGCGATGTTCCCGCGGAACTTGAGGGGGTTCTCAAGCGATCCGAAACCATACCGAATGGCCTGCATCGACAGGACATGGATAAGTTGCGCGCGGCCATCGTCAACTCCCCCCTGCTGGCCGACCTGATGACCCGCGCGGCGCGCAACGGAAGCCTGATCGGGATAGCGCTGTCCGACAATCCGAATGAAGCGGCACACTACGGCCTCCGGGATCGACTCATCCATCTCACCGAAAGAACTCTCAACGACCCGCAACTATCCCCACAGGAACAAGGCGACCTGCTCACCGTCGCATTGGGTCATGAAACGGCTCATGCACTGAGGCGGAAAACGTCAATCGATTCTGTGCAGAGGTTTTCGTCCGAGATTGAGTTCCGCCTGCAGCAAGGACTTGGCAATGAGTCCTCGCTCGACTTGACCGCACCTACAAAGAGCTACTTGACGGAGTTCCGCCATGGCGAAGCGCTAGCGGAGCTCGCTGGCCTGAATGCGCTGGCCAGCCGAGTTCGGGTCGAGAACGACGGCCATCTTGATCCGAATGAGTTCATGCAACGGGCCCAGCCCACTACATCGTGCGTACTGGGAGACGCAGCAAAGAACTCGCTCAGATTCGCCCCTGGGGTCAAGCTCAACGAACACGGCTACCAGAACGCCAAGGACCCTGCCTCAGTCGAGGCTGTCGCCCGCTGTTACTACGATCAGAGTCAGCGCCTGGGCCGCCATCGCGACTCCGGCTATAACGACTACTTCGGCGTCAGCGCAATGCAGACCATCGCCACCAAGTGGTACGACGCCGAGCGCGATGGCCGGCTTGTTCATCAGCAGGCGCCGGTGGTGCATCTGGACATGGCGGCATTGAAGCTCGACCCGCACCAGATCGAACGCAACGGGCTGGACCTTAGCGGACGGGCCTTCGGCTTCGTCGACCTCAGTCACGGGCAAATGCAACTGGCGACCATCCGCCACACCTTGACCACCGCCAATCAGGACGCGCCGAAGGCCGAGATCGCCGATCGCGCCGTCGCAGCTCTACGGCCGGACCACCCCGGCCATCCCGATCACGGCTTGCTGGAACAGATCCGCAGTGGCGTACGGGCCATCGATGAAAAGATCGGCAAACCTTTCGACGAAGCCAGCGAGCGACTGAGCCGCAGCCTGCTGGCTGCGTGCAAGGACAATCGCGAAGCGCATCCGCAGGCGCACGGCATCTCGCTGGCGGCCAACGCGATCAACCGCGCCGATCATGTCGTCCTGGGTCACAACGGCAATGTCTTCGTGGTCGAAGGCCGGCTCGACGACCCTGCGCACAAGCGCGCCAGCGTGCCGGTCCAGCAGGCGGCCGCCACACCGGTCGAACAGTCGGACGAAAAACTCCGCGTGGCGAATCAGAGCATCGCCCTGGAAGCGCAGCGTACGCAGTCGCAAAGCCAGCAACTCGATCAGGCGCAGCCTTCGTCCCCAACCGGCCCCAGGATCCCGCAGTAA
- a CDS encoding histidine phosphatase family protein, producing MTPLSLIFIRHGESAGNVDKRKHLELADHAIPLTDAGRAQAYAAGEWLGRHFLERNTAQTRTRFWVSPYTRTRQTADEVIRGVETVAAAAGEEHRGKFAFDRREHVNLVEQQFGLFDGIPEDQLPLQFPRESAHFDKQVEFEGRFWARMPLGESRFDVAIRVHQAFGTFQRDYDRNGIDQIVVVSHGVTIRAFLMQWLHHPYEWFEQEKNPPNASIRLVHGRTDLGYVFAPTDAQAHADRNAVAEPEPAI from the coding sequence ATGACCCCGCTTTCGTTGATCTTCATCCGCCACGGCGAGTCGGCCGGCAACGTCGACAAACGCAAACACCTGGAACTGGCCGATCACGCCATTCCCTTGACCGACGCCGGACGCGCCCAGGCCTACGCCGCCGGCGAATGGCTTGGCCGCCATTTCCTCGAACGCAACACGGCGCAGACCCGCACCCGGTTCTGGGTCTCGCCGTATACCCGCACCCGTCAGACCGCCGACGAGGTGATCCGCGGCGTCGAAACCGTCGCCGCGGCGGCAGGCGAAGAGCACCGCGGCAAATTCGCCTTCGACCGGCGCGAACACGTCAACCTGGTCGAACAGCAATTCGGCCTGTTCGACGGCATCCCCGAGGATCAACTGCCGCTGCAGTTTCCGCGCGAATCGGCGCATTTCGACAAACAGGTCGAGTTCGAAGGCCGCTTCTGGGCGCGCATGCCGCTGGGCGAAAGCCGCTTCGACGTCGCCATCCGCGTGCACCAGGCCTTCGGCACCTTCCAGCGCGATTACGACCGCAACGGCATCGACCAGATCGTGGTGGTCAGCCACGGAGTCACCATCCGCGCCTTCCTGATGCAATGGCTGCACCATCCCTACGAGTGGTTCGAGCAGGAAAAGAACCCGCCCAACGCCTCGATCCGGCTGGTGCACGGCCGCACCGATCTGGGCTATGTGTTCGCGCCCACCGACGCGCAGGCGCACGCCGACCGCAACGCCGTCGCCGAGCCCGAGCCGGCGATCTAG
- a CDS encoding TetR/AcrR family transcriptional regulator, translating into MNTAQVQHDVRQHILDVAHPLLLRKGFTAVGLAEVLAAAQVPKGSFYHYFGSKEAFGEAVLEAYFNEYLGRMDDLLTQPGTAAQRLLAYFYDWLDSQTGDEAQSRCLVVKLGAEVCDLSETMRAALARGTGGIVERLARCVEAGRADGSLAEAVGDARTIGATLYQNWLGASLLAKITHDRAPLDTALIGTRQLLGLRLYT; encoded by the coding sequence ATGAACACCGCTCAGGTCCAACACGACGTCCGCCAGCACATCCTGGATGTCGCCCACCCCTTGCTGCTGCGCAAGGGCTTCACCGCGGTCGGGCTGGCCGAGGTGCTGGCCGCGGCGCAGGTGCCGAAGGGCTCGTTCTACCACTACTTCGGCTCCAAGGAGGCCTTCGGCGAGGCGGTGCTGGAGGCCTATTTCAACGAGTACCTGGGCCGGATGGACGACCTGCTAACCCAGCCGGGCACGGCGGCGCAAAGGCTGTTGGCCTATTTCTACGACTGGCTGGATTCGCAGACCGGCGACGAGGCGCAGAGCCGCTGCCTGGTGGTCAAGCTGGGCGCGGAAGTCTGCGACTTGTCGGAGACCATGCGCGCGGCGCTGGCGCGCGGCACCGGCGGCATCGTCGAGCGCTTGGCGCGCTGCGTCGAAGCCGGGCGGGCCGACGGTTCGCTGGCCGAAGCCGTCGGCGACGCACGCACTATCGGCGCCACCCTTTATCAGAACTGGCTCGGCGCGAGCCTGCTGGCCAAGATCACCCACGACCGCGCACCGCTGGATACCGCCCTGATCGGTACCCGGCAGCTGCTCGGTCTGCGTCTTTACACCTGA